The Falco naumanni isolate bFalNau1 chromosome 1, bFalNau1.pat, whole genome shotgun sequence genome window below encodes:
- the RHBDL3 gene encoding rhomboid-related protein 3 isoform X3 has product MGDRLPEPHASSSPAVAASSEAEEIEVLDSEDVLPMAAEDFDPDNTGYISTEKFRSLLQRHGSELDPHKLEVLLALADSNSEGRICYQDFVNLMSNKRSNSFRQAILQGNRRLCSKALLEETGLSLSQRLIRHVAYETLPREIDRKWYYDSYTCCPPPWFMITITIVEVAFFLYNGVVLDRFVLQVSHPLYLKNTLLYHPQLRAQAWRYLTYIFMHAGIEHLGLNVVLQLLVGIPLEMVHGAARISFVYVAGVVAGSLAVSVADMTAPVVGSSGGVYALVSAHLANIVMNWSGMKCQFKLLRMAVALICMSFEFGRAVWLRFHPSAYPPCPHPSFMAHLGGVMVGITLGVIILRNYEQRLQDQTLWWIFLSIYVIFVLFAIFWNIFAYSLLDLKLPPPP; this is encoded by the exons TTCGATCCTGACAACACCGGCTACATTAGCACTGAGAAGTTTCGCTCCCTTCTCCAGAGACACGGCTCGGAGTTGGACCCCCACAAGCTGGAGGTCTTGCTGGCATTGGCAGACAGCAACTCTGAGGGGAGGATCTGCTACCAGGACTTCGTCAACCTG ATGAGCAACAAAAGGTCAAATAGTTTCCGCCAAGCCATCCTTCAGGGGAACAGGAGGCTGTGCAGCAAGGCGCTGCTGGAGGAAACGGGGCTGAGCCTTTCGCAGAGGCTGATCCGGCACGTTGCCTATGAAACCCTGCCACGAGAGATAGATCGCAAGTGGTACTACGACAGCTATACCTGCTGCCCTCCGCCCTGGTTCATGATTACCATCACTATTGTAGAG gttgccttttttctttacaacGGAGTGGTATTAGACAGGTTTGTGCTGCAAGTCAGCCACCCCTTATACCTGAAGAACACATTGCTTTACCATCCTCAGCTCCGTGCTCAGGCTTGGAGGTACCTAACCTACATATTCATGCATGCAGG GATAGAACACCTTGGACTCAATGTTGTCCTTCAGCTCTTGGTTGGGATTCCCCTGGAAATGGTGCATGGAGCTGCGAGGATCAGCTTTGTGTACGTTGCTGGAGTTGTGGCAG GGTCCTTGGCAGTGTCAGTAGCTGATATGACTGCACCTGTGGTGGGCTCCTCTGGAGGCGTGTATGCTCTTGTCTCAGCTCACTTGGCCAATATAGTCATG AACTGGTCAGGAATGAAGTGCCAATTCAAACTGCTGCGCATGGCTGTTGCCTTGATCTGTA TGAGCTTTGAATTTGGAAGAGCTGTGTGGCTGCGATTTCACCCCTCTGCTTACCCACCATGCCCACACCCCAGCTTCATGGCTCACCTTGGAGGGGTGATGGTTGGAATCACCCTTGGTGTCATCATCCTGAGGAACTATGAGCAGAGACTCCAAGATCAGACTTTATGGTGGATCTTCCTTTCTATTTATGtcatttttgtcttgtttgcCATCTTCTGGAACATTTTTGCCTACAGCCTGTTGGATCTAAAGCTACCTCCCCCTCCTTGA
- the RHBDL3 gene encoding rhomboid-related protein 3 isoform X4: protein MFDPDNTGYISTEKFRSLLQRHGSELDPHKLEVLLALADSNSEGRICYQDFVNLMSNKRSNSFRQAILQGNRRLCSKALLEETGLSLSQRLIRHVAYETLPREIDRKWYYDSYTCCPPPWFMITITIVEVAFFLYNGVVLDRFVLQVSHPLYLKNTLLYHPQLRAQAWRYLTYIFMHAGIEHLGLNVVLQLLVGIPLEMVHGAARISFVYVAGVVAGSLAVSVADMTAPVVGSSGGVYALVSAHLANIVMNWSGMKCQFKLLRMAVALICMSFEFGRAVWLRFHPSAYPPCPHPSFMAHLGGVMVGITLGVIILRNYEQRLQDQTLWWIFLSIYVIFVLFAIFWNIFAYSLLDLKLPPPP, encoded by the exons TTCGATCCTGACAACACCGGCTACATTAGCACTGAGAAGTTTCGCTCCCTTCTCCAGAGACACGGCTCGGAGTTGGACCCCCACAAGCTGGAGGTCTTGCTGGCATTGGCAGACAGCAACTCTGAGGGGAGGATCTGCTACCAGGACTTCGTCAACCTG ATGAGCAACAAAAGGTCAAATAGTTTCCGCCAAGCCATCCTTCAGGGGAACAGGAGGCTGTGCAGCAAGGCGCTGCTGGAGGAAACGGGGCTGAGCCTTTCGCAGAGGCTGATCCGGCACGTTGCCTATGAAACCCTGCCACGAGAGATAGATCGCAAGTGGTACTACGACAGCTATACCTGCTGCCCTCCGCCCTGGTTCATGATTACCATCACTATTGTAGAG gttgccttttttctttacaacGGAGTGGTATTAGACAGGTTTGTGCTGCAAGTCAGCCACCCCTTATACCTGAAGAACACATTGCTTTACCATCCTCAGCTCCGTGCTCAGGCTTGGAGGTACCTAACCTACATATTCATGCATGCAGG GATAGAACACCTTGGACTCAATGTTGTCCTTCAGCTCTTGGTTGGGATTCCCCTGGAAATGGTGCATGGAGCTGCGAGGATCAGCTTTGTGTACGTTGCTGGAGTTGTGGCAG GGTCCTTGGCAGTGTCAGTAGCTGATATGACTGCACCTGTGGTGGGCTCCTCTGGAGGCGTGTATGCTCTTGTCTCAGCTCACTTGGCCAATATAGTCATG AACTGGTCAGGAATGAAGTGCCAATTCAAACTGCTGCGCATGGCTGTTGCCTTGATCTGTA TGAGCTTTGAATTTGGAAGAGCTGTGTGGCTGCGATTTCACCCCTCTGCTTACCCACCATGCCCACACCCCAGCTTCATGGCTCACCTTGGAGGGGTGATGGTTGGAATCACCCTTGGTGTCATCATCCTGAGGAACTATGAGCAGAGACTCCAAGATCAGACTTTATGGTGGATCTTCCTTTCTATTTATGtcatttttgtcttgtttgcCATCTTCTGGAACATTTTTGCCTACAGCCTGTTGGATCTAAAGCTACCTCCCCCTCCTTGA
- the RHBDL3 gene encoding rhomboid-related protein 3 isoform X5: MFQEPRASPEGGKKPSEGQMSNKRSNSFRQAILQGNRRLCSKALLEETGLSLSQRLIRHVAYETLPREIDRKWYYDSYTCCPPPWFMITITIVEVAFFLYNGVVLDRFVLQVSHPLYLKNTLLYHPQLRAQAWRYLTYIFMHAGIEHLGLNVVLQLLVGIPLEMVHGAARISFVYVAGVVAGSLAVSVADMTAPVVGSSGGVYALVSAHLANIVMNWSGMKCQFKLLRMAVALICMSFEFGRAVWLRFHPSAYPPCPHPSFMAHLGGVMVGITLGVIILRNYEQRLQDQTLWWIFLSIYVIFVLFAIFWNIFAYSLLDLKLPPPP; this comes from the exons ATGTTCCAAGAGCCACGTGCATCtcctgaggggggaaaaaagccatcAGAGGGCCAG ATGAGCAACAAAAGGTCAAATAGTTTCCGCCAAGCCATCCTTCAGGGGAACAGGAGGCTGTGCAGCAAGGCGCTGCTGGAGGAAACGGGGCTGAGCCTTTCGCAGAGGCTGATCCGGCACGTTGCCTATGAAACCCTGCCACGAGAGATAGATCGCAAGTGGTACTACGACAGCTATACCTGCTGCCCTCCGCCCTGGTTCATGATTACCATCACTATTGTAGAG gttgccttttttctttacaacGGAGTGGTATTAGACAGGTTTGTGCTGCAAGTCAGCCACCCCTTATACCTGAAGAACACATTGCTTTACCATCCTCAGCTCCGTGCTCAGGCTTGGAGGTACCTAACCTACATATTCATGCATGCAGG GATAGAACACCTTGGACTCAATGTTGTCCTTCAGCTCTTGGTTGGGATTCCCCTGGAAATGGTGCATGGAGCTGCGAGGATCAGCTTTGTGTACGTTGCTGGAGTTGTGGCAG GGTCCTTGGCAGTGTCAGTAGCTGATATGACTGCACCTGTGGTGGGCTCCTCTGGAGGCGTGTATGCTCTTGTCTCAGCTCACTTGGCCAATATAGTCATG AACTGGTCAGGAATGAAGTGCCAATTCAAACTGCTGCGCATGGCTGTTGCCTTGATCTGTA TGAGCTTTGAATTTGGAAGAGCTGTGTGGCTGCGATTTCACCCCTCTGCTTACCCACCATGCCCACACCCCAGCTTCATGGCTCACCTTGGAGGGGTGATGGTTGGAATCACCCTTGGTGTCATCATCCTGAGGAACTATGAGCAGAGACTCCAAGATCAGACTTTATGGTGGATCTTCCTTTCTATTTATGtcatttttgtcttgtttgcCATCTTCTGGAACATTTTTGCCTACAGCCTGTTGGATCTAAAGCTACCTCCCCCTCCTTGA
- the RHBDL3 gene encoding rhomboid-related protein 3 isoform X6 — MSNKRSNSFRQAILQGNRRLCSKALLEETGLSLSQRLIRHVAYETLPREIDRKWYYDSYTCCPPPWFMITITIVEVAFFLYNGVVLDRFVLQVSHPLYLKNTLLYHPQLRAQAWRYLTYIFMHAGIEHLGLNVVLQLLVGIPLEMVHGAARISFVYVAGVVAGSLAVSVADMTAPVVGSSGGVYALVSAHLANIVMNWSGMKCQFKLLRMAVALICMSFEFGRAVWLRFHPSAYPPCPHPSFMAHLGGVMVGITLGVIILRNYEQRLQDQTLWWIFLSIYVIFVLFAIFWNIFAYSLLDLKLPPPP; from the exons ATGAGCAACAAAAGGTCAAATAGTTTCCGCCAAGCCATCCTTCAGGGGAACAGGAGGCTGTGCAGCAAGGCGCTGCTGGAGGAAACGGGGCTGAGCCTTTCGCAGAGGCTGATCCGGCACGTTGCCTATGAAACCCTGCCACGAGAGATAGATCGCAAGTGGTACTACGACAGCTATACCTGCTGCCCTCCGCCCTGGTTCATGATTACCATCACTATTGTAGAG gttgccttttttctttacaacGGAGTGGTATTAGACAGGTTTGTGCTGCAAGTCAGCCACCCCTTATACCTGAAGAACACATTGCTTTACCATCCTCAGCTCCGTGCTCAGGCTTGGAGGTACCTAACCTACATATTCATGCATGCAGG GATAGAACACCTTGGACTCAATGTTGTCCTTCAGCTCTTGGTTGGGATTCCCCTGGAAATGGTGCATGGAGCTGCGAGGATCAGCTTTGTGTACGTTGCTGGAGTTGTGGCAG GGTCCTTGGCAGTGTCAGTAGCTGATATGACTGCACCTGTGGTGGGCTCCTCTGGAGGCGTGTATGCTCTTGTCTCAGCTCACTTGGCCAATATAGTCATG AACTGGTCAGGAATGAAGTGCCAATTCAAACTGCTGCGCATGGCTGTTGCCTTGATCTGTA TGAGCTTTGAATTTGGAAGAGCTGTGTGGCTGCGATTTCACCCCTCTGCTTACCCACCATGCCCACACCCCAGCTTCATGGCTCACCTTGGAGGGGTGATGGTTGGAATCACCCTTGGTGTCATCATCCTGAGGAACTATGAGCAGAGACTCCAAGATCAGACTTTATGGTGGATCTTCCTTTCTATTTATGtcatttttgtcttgtttgcCATCTTCTGGAACATTTTTGCCTACAGCCTGTTGGATCTAAAGCTACCTCCCCCTCCTTGA